Proteins co-encoded in one Ruegeria sp. HKCCD4315 genomic window:
- a CDS encoding amino acid synthesis family protein codes for MQPEIRKFVTYDEEVLVEGFRPADPPWRMFAVAAIVTNPWAGRYVEDLKPEIQVYGPILGKMISDRMIALAGSSNAIEAYGKAAVVGLNGEVEHASGLIHTLRFGNHYRQAVGAKSYLAFTNTRGPANAPIMVPLMDKNDVGRRSHYLTIQFSISDAPRDDEIVIVLGAATSGRPHHRIGDRYQDLQELDHDVDNPAAL; via the coding sequence ATGCAGCCAGAGATACGCAAGTTTGTTACCTACGACGAAGAGGTTCTTGTTGAAGGATTCCGGCCAGCGGATCCCCCCTGGCGCATGTTTGCAGTGGCCGCAATAGTCACCAACCCATGGGCTGGTCGATACGTCGAAGACCTTAAACCGGAAATCCAGGTCTACGGACCCATTCTTGGAAAGATGATTTCAGACCGCATGATTGCGTTAGCCGGAAGTAGTAACGCGATCGAAGCCTATGGTAAGGCGGCAGTCGTCGGGCTGAATGGCGAGGTCGAGCACGCTTCGGGGCTCATTCATACTCTGCGCTTCGGCAATCACTACAGACAGGCGGTTGGCGCTAAATCCTATCTGGCGTTCACGAATACACGTGGTCCGGCGAATGCGCCGATCATGGTGCCATTGATGGACAAGAACGATGTCGGGCGCCGTTCACACTACCTAACCATACAGTTTTCAATCTCTGATGCGCCGCGCGATGACGAGATCGTTATCGTCTTGGGGGCGGCTACCTCAGGCAGACCGCATCACCGCATTGGTGATCGTTATCAAGACCTTCAGGAATTGGACCATGACGTGGACAACCCGGCCGCGCTCTGA
- a CDS encoding flavin reductase family protein gives MTELDPRELRRAFGGFMTGVTVVTMRNTSGMVLGFTANSFTSVSLDPPLLLVCPGKSLSSYHEFSTCNRFAVNILAEGQEDVSNTFAGFKGDRFAKVEHTLDTRGIPLITDAVATFSCKTHKVVEAGDHCVLIGQVEAYNYTEIPALGFANGRYFSLGLERGALEPTGLKVVCGAIIEHEGRVLLEKTEAGFRPPQVTLSDRRQLRDSLRRELHACGVDAHLGVIYSVYDDPTTHHVYTLAKAPDIARPGDLDVVAIKDLATLSYATQPIATMMARYALESRTRDFSLYLGSALQGDTHGLSERN, from the coding sequence ATGACCGAACTCGACCCCCGTGAACTCCGACGCGCATTTGGCGGTTTCATGACAGGCGTAACAGTTGTGACCATGCGCAATACCTCTGGCATGGTTCTAGGCTTCACGGCAAATTCTTTTACATCGGTTTCGCTAGATCCGCCACTCCTCTTGGTTTGCCCCGGCAAAAGCCTGTCATCATATCACGAATTCTCGACCTGTAATCGTTTTGCTGTGAATATTCTGGCCGAGGGGCAAGAGGATGTGTCCAACACATTCGCCGGTTTCAAAGGTGATCGATTTGCCAAAGTAGAACACACCCTCGACACGCGCGGCATTCCACTGATTACCGACGCAGTCGCGACGTTTTCCTGCAAGACCCATAAGGTGGTTGAGGCAGGCGACCATTGCGTTTTGATCGGGCAAGTCGAGGCGTATAACTACACCGAAATCCCGGCACTCGGCTTTGCAAACGGACGGTATTTCAGTCTTGGTCTGGAACGCGGTGCTCTTGAACCCACGGGGCTAAAGGTCGTCTGCGGTGCTATCATCGAACATGAAGGACGTGTATTACTGGAGAAAACCGAGGCTGGCTTCAGACCGCCCCAAGTCACGCTTTCAGATCGGCGGCAACTGCGGGACAGCCTCCGGCGAGAGCTACACGCTTGTGGAGTCGACGCACATCTGGGCGTTATCTACTCGGTCTATGACGATCCCACAACGCATCATGTATATACACTGGCCAAAGCACCAGATATTGCGCGGCCCGGCGATCTCGATGTGGTCGCAATCAAGGATTTGGCAACCCTTTCTTACGCTACGCAACCGATCGCGACAATGATGGCTCGCTATGCACTGGAAAGCCGGACCCGCGACTTCTCACTTTATCTTGGCAGCGCGCTGCAGGGCGACACGCACGGCCTCTCGGAAAGGAACTGA
- a CDS encoding alpha/beta fold hydrolase — MTWTTRPRSEIGGLAATQSGSGPDVLLLHGVGLRAEAWGAQLDGLASAGRLTAPDMPGHGESPLNTSNGKLSDYRDAVQSVLDCLNGPVIVVGHSMGAMIALDLAAKATDQVRGVVALNAVFERSAKAAQAVQDRAAKLDGKTQVDPTDTLHRWFGDVASPERDACYEWLTAMDPAAYKLAYSVFAQSQSPRREALGKIRFPALFLTGSLEPNSTPDMSRTMAEVAPNGCAQIIDGAAHMLPMTHAIHVNTAISSLLSEIQP; from the coding sequence ATGACGTGGACAACCCGGCCGCGCTCTGAGATCGGCGGGCTGGCCGCAACTCAATCTGGCTCAGGACCGGATGTTCTGTTGCTGCACGGCGTCGGCCTACGCGCTGAAGCATGGGGGGCCCAGTTGGACGGGCTGGCCTCTGCAGGTCGCTTGACCGCTCCGGACATGCCTGGTCATGGAGAAAGCCCGCTTAACACCTCCAACGGTAAGCTGTCGGACTACCGGGATGCGGTCCAGAGTGTTCTGGACTGTTTGAATGGGCCGGTCATTGTGGTGGGTCACTCCATGGGCGCTATGATCGCTCTGGATCTTGCCGCCAAGGCAACGGATCAGGTCCGAGGTGTCGTGGCTTTGAACGCTGTTTTTGAGCGCAGTGCAAAAGCAGCGCAAGCGGTACAGGATCGGGCTGCAAAATTGGACGGCAAAACACAGGTCGATCCAACCGACACGTTGCACCGATGGTTCGGCGATGTTGCTTCGCCCGAACGCGATGCCTGCTATGAATGGCTAACAGCCATGGATCCAGCGGCCTACAAGCTGGCGTATTCAGTTTTTGCCCAAAGCCAAAGTCCTCGGCGAGAGGCGTTGGGGAAGATTAGATTTCCAGCGCTTTTTCTGACTGGCAGTCTAGAGCCGAACTCCACGCCTGACATGTCTCGCACTATGGCGGAAGTCGCCCCAAACGGCTGTGCGCAGATCATTGACGGCGCGGCCCATATGTTGCCGATGACACATGCAATTCATGTCAACACCGCCATTTCCAGCTTACTGAGCGAGATACAACCATGA
- a CDS encoding M24 family metallopeptidase, whose product MTHSDPAFSRAEYDRRLAKTRKAMDAKGIDCLFIEDPSNIGWLTGYEGWSFYVHQGALIFLDADPIWWGRRQDANGALRTVWMGDDRVFGYADHFVQSTTQHPMQDLAKLIEECGHGQSRIGVELDNYYYSAKAHITLKTELPGATLIDATALVNWERVVKSNEEIALMRKAARISEFVTDGVLERVVPGLRKNELVAQIYHDAITGVGDDWGDYAAIVPLLPSGSDAAAPHLTWNGDVFRSGECTFFELSGCYRRYHAPFCRSVFLGQPPDHVKKAEAALVEGLEKGLEAARPGNRASDIAKALAAPLEREGIERGARCGYPIGLSYPPDWGERTISLRDEDNTILEAGMTFHFMPGLWMDDWGLAITESILIKESGPAECLCHRPRKMSVKP is encoded by the coding sequence ATGACCCACTCTGATCCAGCCTTCAGCCGGGCGGAATATGACCGTCGTCTTGCCAAGACCCGAAAGGCGATGGACGCAAAAGGAATTGACTGCCTTTTTATCGAAGACCCTTCGAACATCGGATGGCTCACTGGATATGAGGGCTGGTCTTTCTACGTTCACCAGGGTGCGTTGATTTTTCTTGACGCGGACCCGATCTGGTGGGGGCGCCGGCAGGATGCAAACGGTGCGCTGCGCACCGTGTGGATGGGGGACGATCGGGTTTTCGGATACGCAGATCACTTCGTGCAGTCGACCACGCAGCATCCAATGCAGGACCTAGCCAAGCTTATTGAAGAATGCGGACATGGCCAAAGCCGAATTGGGGTGGAACTGGATAATTATTACTACTCGGCCAAAGCCCATATTACTCTGAAAACGGAACTGCCCGGGGCAACCCTGATCGATGCAACGGCCTTGGTTAACTGGGAACGGGTCGTGAAATCCAACGAAGAAATCGCCCTGATGCGCAAGGCGGCCCGAATTTCAGAATTCGTGACTGACGGTGTGCTTGAACGCGTTGTACCCGGGCTGCGTAAGAATGAACTGGTCGCGCAGATATATCACGATGCGATAACGGGCGTCGGTGATGACTGGGGAGACTACGCAGCCATCGTGCCACTTTTACCGTCAGGATCCGACGCTGCTGCGCCGCATTTGACATGGAATGGAGATGTGTTCAGGTCGGGCGAATGTACCTTCTTTGAGCTGTCAGGGTGCTATCGCCGCTATCATGCACCTTTCTGCCGATCGGTATTTCTGGGCCAACCGCCCGATCACGTCAAAAAGGCCGAGGCAGCTTTGGTTGAAGGGTTGGAGAAAGGCCTAGAGGCCGCTAGGCCCGGTAATCGCGCAAGCGATATTGCCAAGGCGCTTGCGGCACCGCTTGAACGTGAAGGGATCGAACGCGGTGCGCGCTGTGGCTATCCTATCGGCCTCAGTTATCCTCCGGACTGGGGTGAACGCACAATTTCGCTGCGCGACGAAGACAATACGATCCTGGAAGCAGGCATGACGTTCCACTTTATGCCCGGACTTTGGATGGACGATTGGGGCCTTGCGATAACCGAGTCGATCCTGATCAAGGAAAGCGGACCTGCAGAGTGTTTGTGCCATCGGCCTCGAAAAATGTCTGTGAAACCGTGA
- a CDS encoding LLM class flavin-dependent oxidoreductase, translated as MEFSLFAHIERLSPDQSHEKLYEEFIELCKMADEAGMRAVWTGEHHGMDFTIAPNPLMSLVDIAHHTKKIRLGTGTVIAPFWHPIKLAGEAAAADLMTGGRIELGIARGAYSYEYERMMPGMDAWDAGQRMREIAPLLPKLWEGDCAHHGEFFEFPATTSAPKPVQPGGPPIWIAARDPNSHEFGVQNGFNIQVTPLWQGMEEIETLMGRFEYACADYQGSRPKIMLLHHTYVGSNETDLDQAAKELSRFYNYFGAWFQNKRPVQQGLIQELTEEEMAANTMMVPENLARDLTFGTANDVTDRLRRYEDLGYDEFSYWIDSGMSFERKRDSLARFIDDVMPKFQ; from the coding sequence ATGGAGTTTTCTCTTTTTGCACACATTGAGCGGCTGAGCCCCGATCAATCCCATGAGAAGCTGTATGAAGAGTTCATTGAGCTGTGCAAGATGGCCGATGAGGCCGGAATGCGTGCTGTCTGGACCGGCGAGCACCACGGCATGGACTTTACCATCGCGCCGAACCCGCTGATGTCCTTAGTGGATATCGCGCATCACACCAAAAAAATACGGCTTGGCACCGGTACAGTGATTGCGCCCTTCTGGCACCCGATCAAGCTAGCTGGGGAAGCGGCGGCTGCTGATCTCATGACCGGCGGCCGTATCGAACTAGGGATCGCGCGCGGTGCCTATTCCTATGAGTACGAACGGATGATGCCCGGAATGGATGCATGGGATGCCGGCCAGCGTATGCGCGAGATCGCGCCGCTTTTGCCCAAGCTATGGGAAGGAGATTGTGCGCATCACGGAGAGTTCTTCGAATTTCCTGCAACCACCTCGGCACCCAAGCCCGTACAACCCGGAGGACCGCCCATCTGGATCGCCGCACGGGATCCAAACAGCCATGAGTTCGGTGTTCAGAACGGCTTTAATATCCAGGTTACACCGCTGTGGCAGGGCATGGAGGAAATAGAAACGCTAATGGGTCGATTTGAATATGCCTGTGCAGATTATCAGGGCTCTCGCCCCAAGATCATGCTACTGCACCACACCTATGTTGGCAGCAACGAAACTGATCTGGATCAGGCTGCAAAGGAATTGTCACGCTTTTATAATTATTTCGGAGCATGGTTCCAAAACAAACGGCCAGTCCAACAGGGCTTGATCCAAGAATTGACGGAAGAAGAGATGGCGGCCAACACGATGATGGTCCCGGAAAACCTGGCTCGTGATCTAACTTTCGGGACCGCAAATGATGTCACGGACCGCCTGAGACGCTATGAGGACCTTGGATATGATGAGTTCTCGTACTGGATCGACAGCGGTATGAGCTTCGAGCGCAAGCGCGATTCGCTGGCCCGTTTCATCGACGATGTAATGCCAAAGTTTCAGTGA
- a CDS encoding aldehyde dehydrogenase yields the protein MHQKPHFQLYIDGEWVEGSRGQVMKSQNPATGEEWSSFACASAEDVDRAISAARRSLEDPAWRDMTQTSRGRLLLKLAELIERNAKHLGEFETKDSGKLLVETAGQTAYVGDYYRYYAGLADKIEGAVLPIDKPDMHVFTKREPIGVVVAIVPWNAQMFLTATKLGPALAAGCSVVLKASEIAPAPILEFARLIDEAGFPPGVISVITGDAENCSVPLTRHPEVDRIAFTGGPETARHVVRNSAENFAVTTLELGGKSPIIVFDDANLDGAANGLIAGNFGASGQSCVAGSRGLIHRPVLEALAERIEEKMKGIVIGDPLEQITHIGPLCTYAQVSKIQATLAKATEQGARIRFGGAPLDRPGNYMAPTLVECTSAETETLKVEMFGPVMTLLPFDTEDEAIALANDTPFGLGSGVFTENVARAHRIASRLKSGICWINTYRAVSPIAPFGGYNQSGYGREAGVESIHDYTRTKTVWLNTSEEPMSNPFVIR from the coding sequence ATGCATCAGAAACCACACTTTCAGCTCTATATTGATGGCGAATGGGTAGAAGGATCGCGTGGGCAAGTGATGAAATCGCAAAACCCTGCAACCGGTGAGGAATGGTCGAGTTTCGCTTGCGCGTCCGCGGAAGACGTGGACCGTGCCATTTCTGCGGCGCGTCGTTCGCTTGAAGACCCAGCGTGGCGCGACATGACGCAAACCTCACGCGGCAGGCTGTTGCTAAAGCTTGCGGAACTGATCGAACGGAACGCTAAACACTTGGGCGAGTTCGAAACGAAGGATAGCGGAAAGCTACTGGTCGAGACCGCGGGTCAGACAGCTTATGTCGGCGATTATTATCGATACTATGCCGGCCTCGCAGACAAGATCGAAGGTGCGGTCCTTCCGATAGACAAACCGGATATGCATGTCTTTACAAAGCGCGAACCCATAGGCGTAGTGGTCGCAATCGTGCCCTGGAATGCCCAAATGTTTCTAACTGCAACAAAACTAGGACCTGCGCTTGCGGCAGGTTGTTCGGTCGTGCTGAAAGCATCAGAAATTGCGCCCGCTCCGATCCTGGAGTTTGCGCGACTAATCGATGAAGCAGGATTTCCGCCCGGTGTTATCTCCGTTATTACTGGTGATGCCGAAAATTGTTCGGTCCCCCTCACGCGGCATCCCGAGGTGGACCGGATCGCATTCACCGGAGGACCGGAAACAGCGCGTCACGTCGTGCGCAATTCGGCTGAGAATTTTGCTGTAACCACTTTGGAGTTAGGCGGTAAATCTCCGATCATCGTTTTCGATGATGCCAATCTGGATGGCGCGGCCAACGGCCTGATTGCAGGAAATTTTGGAGCCTCAGGCCAAAGCTGCGTGGCCGGGTCGCGCGGGTTGATACATCGTCCAGTGCTGGAAGCCCTGGCCGAAAGGATTGAAGAGAAAATGAAGGGTATCGTTATTGGGGACCCTTTGGAACAAATCACACATATTGGCCCGCTCTGTACTTATGCCCAGGTTTCCAAAATTCAGGCCACACTAGCAAAGGCAACAGAACAAGGCGCACGCATCCGTTTTGGTGGAGCGCCGCTGGACCGGCCAGGAAATTACATGGCCCCGACACTTGTTGAATGCACGAGCGCTGAAACAGAGACGCTCAAGGTTGAAATGTTCGGACCTGTGATGACATTGCTTCCTTTTGATACGGAAGACGAAGCGATTGCCCTGGCCAACGACACGCCGTTCGGGCTTGGATCTGGTGTTTTCACTGAAAATGTCGCCCGCGCCCATCGCATTGCGTCCCGTTTGAAATCGGGAATTTGTTGGATCAACACCTATCGTGCTGTGTCACCAATTGCGCCCTTTGGTGGTTATAATCAATCTGGCTATGGCAGAGAGGCTGGTGTTGAATCTATTCACGATTACACACGAACAAAAACTGTTTGGCTAAATACTTCAGAAGAGCCAATGTCTAACCCGTTTGTGATACGCTGA
- a CDS encoding LysR substrate-binding domain-containing protein, with amino-acid sequence MPEVGRALEVLAAAAGRADASAPGDVLTVATSVSIAQWVIAPNLADFARRHPDIRVRLLSAIWPDDFHATQADVQIRFGSEKQVGQDSERLIPDSLVAFKAPTLAGDPFDLPLIEAVGTSSGWNTWFEKQGERRQPTVFVDTFGMALQLAAHGSGVALVSELLAKHAIASGSVERAHSLSVKCNEGYFLSSDDTNPAATLFHNWLLEQFND; translated from the coding sequence TTGCCCGAGGTTGGCAGGGCACTTGAGGTACTTGCCGCGGCTGCTGGAAGGGCCGATGCTAGCGCACCAGGTGATGTTCTGACGGTCGCAACATCAGTCAGCATCGCACAATGGGTCATCGCTCCAAATCTTGCAGACTTTGCCAGGCGCCATCCCGATATTCGCGTGCGCCTGTTAAGTGCAATCTGGCCTGACGATTTCCATGCGACTCAGGCTGACGTTCAAATCCGGTTCGGTTCAGAAAAGCAGGTAGGGCAAGATTCCGAGCGCTTGATACCGGACAGCCTGGTTGCTTTTAAGGCGCCGACGCTTGCCGGAGACCCGTTTGATCTTCCGCTTATTGAGGCAGTCGGAACGTCAAGCGGTTGGAACACTTGGTTCGAGAAGCAGGGCGAGCGGCGCCAGCCAACCGTTTTCGTCGATACATTCGGTATGGCGCTTCAGCTTGCCGCTCATGGTAGCGGTGTCGCTCTGGTTAGCGAATTGCTGGCAAAACATGCGATTGCATCCGGTTCGGTCGAACGCGCGCATAGCTTATCTGTCAAATGCAACGAGGGGTATTTTCTTTCCTCCGATGACACCAATCCTGCGGCCACATTGTTTCATAACTGGTTGCTTGAACAGTTCAACGATTGA